In Tribolium castaneum strain GA2 chromosome 4, icTriCast1.1, whole genome shotgun sequence, one DNA window encodes the following:
- the LOC100141587 gene encoding trypsin alpha-3, with translation MLLLTLLFCSVFSLSTQKDVKIVGGTEVKDRSKFAYQALLLYNGSPYCGGTIIDKKYILTAGHCCYSRDQQMLPSALSVVVGNLNLTDREIVKSVKAIYVHEEFDMDTLDNDLAIFELTEPFENWTSTVSPIKLNKEHVTSGNCIASGWGTTFSGSNKMSSKLLYVSVPIIDWTACYEFYGAYNVEVNNKSICAGALAKDSCQGDSGGPFVCESKLTGVVSYGIGCGFENLPGVYVEVAKYSSWLENYTTPSSSSSFSLATSCLVIFVVTIIL, from the exons ATGTTGCTCCTAACGCTTCTATTTT GTAGTGTTTTTTCCTTGAGCACGCAAAAAGATGTTAAAATTGTTGGAGGGACTGAAGTCAAAGACAggtctaaatttgcttatcaG GCACTTCTTCTGTATAATGGTAGTCCATACTGTGGTGGGACCATAATTGACAAGAAATACATTTTAACAGCGGGGCATTGTTGTTATTCCAGGGACCAACAAATGTTACCTTCTGCCCTTTCGGTGGTTGTTGGTAATTTGAACTTAACCGATCGAGAAATCGTCAAAAGTGTGAAAGCGATTTACGTTCACGAAGAATTCGATATGGACACTCTCGATAATGATTTGGCCATATTTGag ctgACCGAGCCTTTTGAAAATTGGACAAGCACTGTATcaccaattaaattaaataaagaacATGTGACGAGTGGTAACTGTATTGCATCAGGCTGGGGAACCACATTTTCT GGTTCTAATAAAATGAGCTCCAAGCTGCTATATGTGAGTGTTCCTATAATTGACTGGACGgcgtgttatgaattttacgGTGCTTATAACGTGGAAGTGAATAATAAGTCGATTTGTGCTGGGGCTCTTGCTAAGGACTCTTGCCAG GGCGATTCCGGGGGCCCTTTTGTCTGCGAAAGCAAACTAACGGGCGTGGTTTCGTATGGCATAGGGTGCGGTTTTGAGAATTTGCCCGGAGTTTACGTCGAAGTGGCGAAATATTCCAGTTGGCTGGAAAATTACACAACACCGTCATCTTCGTCTTCATTCAGTTTAGCGACTTCTTGTCTTGTGATATTTgttgtaacaataattttgtaa
- the sbm gene encoding b(0,+)-type amino acid transporter 1 isoform X2: protein MYNDEYSHSKQNICGNNNATPKDGIQWRGNRTGSGQCNGNGCNLRYNSGGDAENGGGFNGSEDSAAGGPDQLEGPGAVENDTIHLKRRVGLISGVALIVGTMIGSGIFVSPSGLLERTGSIGMSFVIWMACGLLSLLGALAYAELGTMNTSSGAEYAYFMDAFGAPPAFLFSWASTLVLKPSQMAIICLSFGKYAVEAFVSECEPPEIVVKMVALLTVVVILYVNCYSVNLATSVQNVFTAAKLVAVLIVIAGGTYKMFEGNTQHLREPFRGTRSSVGNIATAFYTGLWAYDGWNNLNYVTEEIKNPSRNLPMSIIIGIPLVTICYALINVSYLTVMSPMEMITSEAVAVTFGNRLLGVMAWLMPLSVTISTFGSANGTLFAAGRLCFAASREGHLLDILSYVHIRRYTPAPGLIFHSLIAAAMVLYGTIDSLIDFFSFTAWIFYGGAMLALIVMRYTKPNYPRPYKVPIIIPYVVLVISFYLIVAPIVDKPTIEYLYAALFIFSGMVFYVPFVHYKMRIPFMDGVTVFLQMIFEVAPTSTMLE, encoded by the exons ATGTATAACGATGAATATTCACACAGCAAGCAGAATATTTGTG GAAACAATAATGCGACCCCAAAGGATGGCATTCAGTGGCGTGGCAACAGGACAGGCAGCGGCCAATGCAATGGAAACGGCTGCAACCTCCGGTACAACTCCGGGGGCGACGCTGAAAACGGCGGCGGCTTCAATGGCTCTGAAGACTCAGCCGCAGGAGGGCCGGACCAGCTGGAGGGGCCGGGCGCAGTTGAGAATGACACTATTCACCTCAAGAGACGGGTGGGACTCATCAGTGGGGTGGCTTTAATTGTCGGGACCATGATAG GTTCCGGAATTTTCGTTTCCCCGTCGGGCCTGCTTGAAAGGACCGGATCAATCGGGATGAGCTTTGTGATATGGATGGCGTGTGGGCTCTTGTCACTGCTAG gCGCTCTGGCGTACGCCGAACTGGGCACTATGAACACGTCATCCGGGGCGGAATATGCCTACTTCATGGACGCTTTCGGTGCTCCCCCTGCGTTCCTGTTCTCCTGGGCCAGCACCCTCGTCCTCAAACCCTCGCAAATGGCGATCATTTGCCTCAGCTTTGGAAAATACGCAGTCGAGGCTTTCGTCAGCGAATGCGAACCGCCCGAAATCGTCGTCAAGATGGTGGCCCTCCTCACAGTCG TTGTTATCCTCTACGTCAACTGCTACAGCGTCAATCTGGCAACGAGTGTCCAGAATGTCTTTACGGCGGCGAAACTGGTCGCCGTTCTTATTGTTATAGCAGGTGGCACGTACAAGATGTTTGAAG GTAATACTCAGCATTTGCGGGAGCCTTTCAGAGGAACGAGGTCCTCCGTGGGGAACATTGCGACGGCCTTCTATACGGGGCTCTGGGCCTATGACGGCTGGAATAATCTCAATTATGTCACCGAGGAAATCAAAAACCCATCAcg TAATTTGCCAATGAGCATCATAATCGGCATCCCGCTGGTGACCATCTGCTACGCCCTCATCAACGTGTCCTACCTGACGGTGATGTCCCCCATGGAGATGATCACCAGCGAAGCGGTGGCCGTGACGTTCGGCAACCGCCTTCTGGGCGTAATGGCCTGGCTGATGCCGCTTTCCGTCACCATTTCGACGTTCGGTTCCGCAAACGGCACTCTTTTCGCCGCTGGTCGGCTGTGCTTTGCGGCAAGTCGCGAAGGCCATCTCTTGGACATTCTCTCCTACGTCCACATTCGCAGATATACTCCAGCTCCGGGTCTCATTTTCCAC TCGCTGATTGCCGCCGCTATGGTCCTCTACGGCACCATCGACTCGCTGATTGACTTCTTCAGCTTCACTGCGTGGATTTTCTACGGGGGCGCGATGTTGGCTCTGATTGTGATGCGATACACTAAGCCCAACTATCCTAGGCCCTACAAG GTGCCAATTATCATTCCGTATGTGGTATTAGTGATCTCTTTCTACCTGATAGTAGCTCCTATAGTAGACAAGCCTACCATTGAGTACCTGTATGCAGCGCTGTTCATTTTCAGTGGGATGGTTTTTTACGTCCCCTTTGTGCATTACAAAATGCGGATCCCATTCATGG acGGCGTGACTGTTTTCCTGCAGATGATATTTGAAGTAGCACCAACATCGACAATGTTGGAGTAG
- the sbm gene encoding b(0,+)-type amino acid transporter 1 isoform X1 → MLDTIKEFLDCRFIKAYKQASGTSCAQGNNNATPKDGIQWRGNRTGSGQCNGNGCNLRYNSGGDAENGGGFNGSEDSAAGGPDQLEGPGAVENDTIHLKRRVGLISGVALIVGTMIGSGIFVSPSGLLERTGSIGMSFVIWMACGLLSLLGALAYAELGTMNTSSGAEYAYFMDAFGAPPAFLFSWASTLVLKPSQMAIICLSFGKYAVEAFVSECEPPEIVVKMVALLTVVVILYVNCYSVNLATSVQNVFTAAKLVAVLIVIAGGTYKMFEGNTQHLREPFRGTRSSVGNIATAFYTGLWAYDGWNNLNYVTEEIKNPSRNLPMSIIIGIPLVTICYALINVSYLTVMSPMEMITSEAVAVTFGNRLLGVMAWLMPLSVTISTFGSANGTLFAAGRLCFAASREGHLLDILSYVHIRRYTPAPGLIFHSLIAAAMVLYGTIDSLIDFFSFTAWIFYGGAMLALIVMRYTKPNYPRPYKVPIIIPYVVLVISFYLIVAPIVDKPTIEYLYAALFIFSGMVFYVPFVHYKMRIPFMDGVTVFLQMIFEVAPTSTMLE, encoded by the exons ATGTTAGATACTATCAAGGAATTCCTGGACTGCAGGTTCATAAAGGCTTATAAACAGGCTTCTGGGACGAGTTGTGCTCAAG GAAACAATAATGCGACCCCAAAGGATGGCATTCAGTGGCGTGGCAACAGGACAGGCAGCGGCCAATGCAATGGAAACGGCTGCAACCTCCGGTACAACTCCGGGGGCGACGCTGAAAACGGCGGCGGCTTCAATGGCTCTGAAGACTCAGCCGCAGGAGGGCCGGACCAGCTGGAGGGGCCGGGCGCAGTTGAGAATGACACTATTCACCTCAAGAGACGGGTGGGACTCATCAGTGGGGTGGCTTTAATTGTCGGGACCATGATAG GTTCCGGAATTTTCGTTTCCCCGTCGGGCCTGCTTGAAAGGACCGGATCAATCGGGATGAGCTTTGTGATATGGATGGCGTGTGGGCTCTTGTCACTGCTAG gCGCTCTGGCGTACGCCGAACTGGGCACTATGAACACGTCATCCGGGGCGGAATATGCCTACTTCATGGACGCTTTCGGTGCTCCCCCTGCGTTCCTGTTCTCCTGGGCCAGCACCCTCGTCCTCAAACCCTCGCAAATGGCGATCATTTGCCTCAGCTTTGGAAAATACGCAGTCGAGGCTTTCGTCAGCGAATGCGAACCGCCCGAAATCGTCGTCAAGATGGTGGCCCTCCTCACAGTCG TTGTTATCCTCTACGTCAACTGCTACAGCGTCAATCTGGCAACGAGTGTCCAGAATGTCTTTACGGCGGCGAAACTGGTCGCCGTTCTTATTGTTATAGCAGGTGGCACGTACAAGATGTTTGAAG GTAATACTCAGCATTTGCGGGAGCCTTTCAGAGGAACGAGGTCCTCCGTGGGGAACATTGCGACGGCCTTCTATACGGGGCTCTGGGCCTATGACGGCTGGAATAATCTCAATTATGTCACCGAGGAAATCAAAAACCCATCAcg TAATTTGCCAATGAGCATCATAATCGGCATCCCGCTGGTGACCATCTGCTACGCCCTCATCAACGTGTCCTACCTGACGGTGATGTCCCCCATGGAGATGATCACCAGCGAAGCGGTGGCCGTGACGTTCGGCAACCGCCTTCTGGGCGTAATGGCCTGGCTGATGCCGCTTTCCGTCACCATTTCGACGTTCGGTTCCGCAAACGGCACTCTTTTCGCCGCTGGTCGGCTGTGCTTTGCGGCAAGTCGCGAAGGCCATCTCTTGGACATTCTCTCCTACGTCCACATTCGCAGATATACTCCAGCTCCGGGTCTCATTTTCCAC TCGCTGATTGCCGCCGCTATGGTCCTCTACGGCACCATCGACTCGCTGATTGACTTCTTCAGCTTCACTGCGTGGATTTTCTACGGGGGCGCGATGTTGGCTCTGATTGTGATGCGATACACTAAGCCCAACTATCCTAGGCCCTACAAG GTGCCAATTATCATTCCGTATGTGGTATTAGTGATCTCTTTCTACCTGATAGTAGCTCCTATAGTAGACAAGCCTACCATTGAGTACCTGTATGCAGCGCTGTTCATTTTCAGTGGGATGGTTTTTTACGTCCCCTTTGTGCATTACAAAATGCGGATCCCATTCATGG acGGCGTGACTGTTTTCCTGCAGATGATATTTGAAGTAGCACCAACATCGACAATGTTGGAGTAG